One window of Mangrovibacterium diazotrophicum genomic DNA carries:
- a CDS encoding SusC/RagA family TonB-linked outer membrane protein: MKMTFLLTLGFVVSAFGNSFSQSAHLNLDFQQEKIADIIEQVENQSDYVFLYKEETFNVEKKLTFKIEDGTINDVLAEVTKGQGVSYEVFDRQVVITKNTSVPEMQQQVVRNVKGLVLDEYGEPVPGATVVLTGKSGGTVTDMKGEFSLSVPQDVTSLSVSFIGFTTSEVDISGKETVTIVLKENVVGVDEVLVVAYGTAKKESLTGAVAAIDSKTIEGRAVTNVSSILEGNAVGVQVNNTYGEPGSEPTIRIRGFSSVNGSNEPLYVLDGVPFGGNISDLNPQDIESISVLKDAASSALFGNRASNGVILITTKKGKSKGNAANLNLNINQGVFARGIKEYERLGADDFMEVMWKGYRNYLMSSQGDDYPTTELANAEATSTLVDTYLKYNIYNKANDALFDGEGNLVSDAKVLSGYDDLDWFDYIERLGYRQDYSVSGSGGTDVSNYYLSAGYLDEKGYVEYSDFKRFNGRANVSVTPRDWVDASLSIAGSHQISNNTTGDADNASLYINPFNYARNMAPIYPVYLHDMSTGEYLLDEEGNKQYDSGNEYSRPQNLGRHVIWENELNMDRTYRNTMQSAANMNIKFLKNFKFTLNGDLNLRNSENQTYNNATIGDGAGNNGRAKRVFYRYKNYTFQQQLSWARDFGLHHVDFLAGHENYSYNYSYTYGYKTTETFTGGTELNNFTDITSLTGYQNNYRTESYLSRGRYDYDGKYYFDASFRRDGSSRFKDGMRWGNFWSAGGGWIVSKEDFFSSISHVVDYLKLRASYGEVGNDASVDYYGYMALYEVSQNANLGAVYKSQNPADDIQWETSSSFGVALESRILDRIGLTVEYFDKRSKDLLFDVNLPLSAGATSTSDAEATVYQNLGSVSNRGVEFDVNIDLLKNRDLKWKLGINGTVLKNKIVKLPEQNKDGIINGTKRYLEGHGVYDFWMYQFVGVDQMTGMSLYEANLEDYTTETIPEDYLVQIGDDYYTTYTTYAKKDWSGSAIPDIFGSLSTSLNYKNFDFSVLCTYSLGGKTYDSSYRSLMSVGSTPSAVHKDVLKSWDGVPDGMTESSANRIDPNGVPIIDYGLSTYTNSESSRFLQDASYLVVKNVSLGYHFPKSITNKLDISNLAVNLSVENLATLTKLQGMNPQQSFSGINSNAFVTARVFSLGINVKL, encoded by the coding sequence ATGAAAATGACATTTTTATTGACCTTAGGCTTTGTTGTTTCGGCGTTCGGGAATAGCTTCTCGCAGTCGGCACATTTGAATCTCGATTTCCAACAGGAAAAAATTGCCGATATCATTGAACAGGTCGAAAATCAGAGCGATTATGTTTTTCTCTATAAAGAGGAAACGTTTAATGTCGAGAAGAAGCTGACCTTTAAAATTGAAGATGGGACGATTAACGATGTATTGGCAGAGGTTACAAAAGGTCAGGGCGTATCGTACGAAGTTTTTGACAGACAGGTTGTGATTACAAAAAATACATCTGTTCCGGAAATGCAGCAGCAGGTCGTTCGTAATGTAAAAGGTCTTGTTTTGGACGAATACGGTGAACCTGTTCCCGGAGCAACAGTTGTGTTGACCGGTAAAAGCGGGGGAACGGTTACCGATATGAAAGGTGAGTTTTCGTTGTCGGTTCCGCAAGATGTAACGTCATTGTCGGTTTCATTTATTGGCTTTACAACCAGCGAAGTTGACATCAGTGGAAAGGAGACGGTGACGATTGTCCTGAAGGAAAATGTTGTTGGTGTTGACGAAGTTTTGGTGGTTGCCTATGGTACTGCCAAGAAAGAGTCGTTAACCGGGGCGGTTGCTGCTATTGACTCGAAAACGATTGAAGGTCGTGCAGTCACAAACGTTTCCAGCATTTTGGAAGGTAACGCAGTTGGTGTGCAAGTTAACAATACTTACGGTGAACCGGGATCTGAGCCAACGATCCGGATTCGTGGCTTCTCTTCTGTTAATGGTTCAAATGAACCGCTGTACGTGTTGGACGGAGTACCGTTCGGAGGGAACATTTCAGACTTGAATCCTCAGGATATTGAGAGTATCAGCGTGTTGAAAGATGCTGCATCATCTGCTTTGTTCGGAAACCGCGCATCAAATGGTGTGATCCTGATCACGACTAAAAAAGGGAAAAGCAAAGGCAATGCTGCCAATCTAAATCTGAATATCAACCAAGGGGTGTTTGCCCGTGGTATTAAAGAATATGAACGCTTGGGTGCCGACGACTTTATGGAAGTAATGTGGAAAGGTTACCGCAACTATTTAATGTCGAGCCAGGGGGATGATTACCCTACAACGGAGTTGGCAAACGCAGAGGCGACCAGTACGTTGGTCGACACTTATTTGAAATATAACATTTACAACAAAGCGAACGATGCGCTTTTTGACGGCGAAGGAAATTTGGTTAGCGATGCTAAAGTGCTTTCCGGATACGATGACTTGGATTGGTTCGATTACATCGAGCGGTTAGGTTACCGACAAGATTATAGCGTAAGTGGTAGCGGTGGTACCGATGTCAGCAATTATTATTTGTCGGCAGGCTATTTGGATGAAAAAGGTTATGTGGAATATTCCGATTTCAAACGTTTCAACGGTCGTGCAAATGTCAGTGTTACTCCTCGCGATTGGGTGGACGCCAGCTTGTCGATTGCCGGATCACACCAGATTTCGAATAATACGACCGGTGATGCCGATAACGCTAGTCTGTATATCAACCCGTTCAACTATGCCCGTAACATGGCTCCGATTTACCCGGTTTATTTGCATGACATGAGTACCGGAGAATATCTGTTGGACGAGGAAGGTAACAAACAGTATGATAGTGGAAACGAATATTCACGCCCTCAGAATCTTGGTCGTCACGTGATTTGGGAGAATGAGCTGAATATGGATCGTACATATCGCAATACGATGCAAAGTGCTGCGAATATGAATATCAAGTTCCTGAAGAATTTCAAGTTTACCTTGAATGGCGATCTTAACTTGCGAAATTCAGAGAATCAGACATACAACAATGCTACAATTGGTGATGGGGCAGGTAATAATGGTCGTGCAAAACGCGTGTTTTATCGTTACAAAAACTACACGTTCCAACAACAGCTGAGTTGGGCACGTGATTTCGGCTTGCACCATGTTGATTTCCTTGCAGGCCACGAAAATTACAGTTACAACTATTCTTACACCTACGGCTACAAAACAACTGAGACATTCACTGGTGGTACAGAGTTGAATAACTTTACAGATATTACATCACTAACAGGATATCAAAACAATTACCGGACGGAGAGTTACCTGTCACGTGGTCGCTACGATTACGATGGTAAATATTACTTCGATGCATCGTTCAGACGTGATGGTTCTTCCCGCTTTAAAGATGGGATGCGCTGGGGGAATTTCTGGTCTGCAGGTGGTGGCTGGATCGTATCCAAAGAAGATTTTTTCAGCTCTATTAGCCATGTTGTCGACTATTTGAAATTGCGGGCATCCTACGGTGAGGTTGGTAACGATGCCAGCGTCGATTATTACGGATACATGGCCTTGTATGAGGTTAGCCAAAATGCGAATCTTGGCGCTGTTTACAAATCGCAAAACCCGGCCGACGATATTCAATGGGAAACATCCAGTTCTTTCGGTGTTGCCCTTGAGAGCCGGATTTTGGATCGGATTGGTTTAACGGTTGAATACTTCGATAAACGTTCAAAAGACTTGTTGTTCGACGTTAATTTGCCGCTTTCGGCAGGTGCAACTTCAACATCGGATGCAGAGGCAACAGTCTACCAAAACCTGGGTTCTGTATCTAACCGAGGTGTTGAATTCGATGTGAATATTGATCTGTTGAAAAATCGGGATCTGAAATGGAAACTTGGAATCAATGGTACTGTTTTGAAAAACAAGATTGTGAAACTACCGGAACAAAATAAAGACGGTATCATTAACGGAACCAAACGTTACCTGGAAGGACACGGAGTTTATGACTTCTGGATGTATCAATTTGTAGGTGTTGATCAAATGACCGGTATGTCATTGTATGAGGCAAACCTGGAAGATTATACAACCGAAACTATTCCGGAAGATTACCTGGTGCAAATTGGTGATGATTATTACACCACCTACACCACTTATGCGAAAAAAGACTGGAGCGGCAGCGCTATTCCTGATATTTTCGGAAGCTTGTCTACATCGTTGAACTATAAAAACTTCGATTTCTCGGTGCTGTGTACATACTCGCTTGGCGGGAAAACTTACGACAGTTCATACCGCAGTTTGATGTCGGTTGGTTCAACTCCGTCTGCAGTTCACAAAGATGTTCTGAAATCGTGGGATGGCGTACCTGATGGCATGACCGAAAGTTCAGCCAATCGAATTGATCCGAACGGCGTTCCGATTATCGACTATGGTTTGAGCACTTATACCAACTCAGAGTCTAGTCGCTTTTTGCAGGATGCTTCTTACCTGGTTGTGAAAAACGTTTCATTGGGCTATCATTTCCCGAAATCGATCACAAACAAGTTAGATATCAGTAACCTTGCAGTGAACCTTTCGGTAGAGAACCTGGCAACTCTTACGAAGCTTCAGGGGATGAACCCTCAGCAGTCTTTCAGCGGTATTAACAGCAATGCTTTCGTAACCGCTCGTGTTTTCTCATTGGGAATCAATGTTAAACTGTAA